One segment of Radiobacillus kanasensis DNA contains the following:
- the recN gene encoding DNA repair protein RecN translates to MLTELSIKDFAIIDSLSITFKEGLTVMTGETGAGKSIIIDAVELLTGGRGSVEFVRYGSSKAEIEGLFTIEDLQHPIFKKGSQLGIDVENEDGMIILSRTITSSGKSICRVNGKLVTLAILRELGKSLIDIHSQHETQSLMDSERHIELLDLYNRVQFLPVLDEYNELYSKLESLKKRYTSFSENEKEMAQRLDLLKFQLNEIQTAELNPSEDEQLVEERNKLNNFERIFQGLQDAYQALYGEQKALDWLSMALNGLETAGEHDEDVKNKHEEFSNHYYLIEEMTYEIRNQLDQLEFDPERLNMIESRLNEIQKLKKKYGQSVSEIVDYAVDIEEEIDQIENRDSHLSRLKKEIKELAHDTYLEAEQLHDLRKEAATQLTEAILQELKDLYLEKASFAVDIQKRQAKEADVVDLDIPVHLNAHGFDMVKFLITTNPGEPLKEIGKVASGGELSRIMLALKKIFSKHQGVTSVIFDEVDTGVSGRVAQAIAEKIHGISAGSQVLCITHLPQVASMADTHLLIEKRVDNDRTSTELTELSHDMKVEEIGRMITGTEMTETTKQHAKELLSLAHKFKESHQY, encoded by the coding sequence GTGTTAACAGAACTATCGATAAAAGACTTTGCGATTATTGATTCATTATCCATAACCTTTAAGGAAGGGCTAACCGTAATGACAGGGGAAACTGGAGCAGGTAAGTCAATCATCATTGATGCTGTCGAGCTTTTAACTGGTGGAAGAGGTTCTGTTGAATTTGTCCGTTATGGATCAAGCAAAGCAGAAATTGAAGGGTTGTTTACGATTGAAGATCTACAACACCCTATTTTTAAAAAAGGGAGTCAATTAGGAATTGATGTAGAAAATGAAGATGGGATGATTATTCTTAGCCGAACAATAACGTCATCTGGAAAGAGCATCTGTAGAGTAAACGGAAAACTAGTTACCTTGGCGATACTAAGGGAGCTTGGGAAATCCCTAATTGACATACATAGTCAACATGAAACACAATCCCTTATGGATTCTGAGCGACATATTGAATTATTAGATTTGTACAACCGAGTACAGTTTCTTCCGGTGTTAGACGAATATAATGAATTATATTCTAAATTGGAGTCGTTAAAAAAACGATATACTTCCTTTAGTGAAAATGAAAAGGAAATGGCCCAACGATTAGATTTACTAAAGTTCCAATTGAATGAAATTCAGACAGCGGAACTGAATCCGAGTGAAGATGAACAGCTCGTGGAGGAAAGAAACAAGCTTAATAATTTTGAGCGAATTTTTCAAGGATTACAAGATGCTTATCAAGCTCTCTACGGCGAGCAAAAAGCTTTAGATTGGTTGTCTATGGCCTTAAATGGTTTAGAAACTGCAGGAGAACATGATGAAGATGTGAAGAATAAACATGAGGAATTCTCGAATCATTACTATTTAATCGAAGAAATGACCTATGAAATCCGTAACCAATTAGATCAATTAGAATTTGATCCAGAACGACTTAACATGATTGAATCAAGATTAAATGAGATTCAAAAGCTAAAGAAGAAGTATGGTCAGTCGGTTTCGGAAATTGTGGATTATGCAGTAGATATCGAAGAGGAAATCGATCAAATAGAAAATAGGGATTCTCATCTATCTCGTTTAAAGAAAGAGATAAAAGAGCTTGCTCATGATACGTATTTGGAGGCGGAACAGCTCCACGATCTCAGGAAAGAAGCTGCAACTCAGTTAACAGAAGCCATTCTTCAAGAGTTGAAGGACCTTTATTTAGAAAAGGCTTCATTTGCAGTCGATATTCAAAAACGGCAAGCAAAAGAAGCAGATGTTGTAGACTTGGACATTCCAGTTCATTTAAATGCTCATGGATTTGATATGGTGAAGTTTTTAATTACGACAAATCCTGGAGAACCATTAAAGGAAATCGGAAAGGTAGCTTCTGGAGGAGAACTTTCTCGTATTATGCTTGCACTTAAGAAGATCTTTTCCAAGCACCAGGGCGTTACAAGTGTCATTTTTGATGAAGTGGATACGGGAGTTAGTGGACGAGTAGCACAGGCTATTGCAGAGAAAATTCATGGTATTTCAGCTGGTTCCCAAGTTCTTTGTATTACTCACTTGCCTCAAGTGGCTTCAATGGCGGATACGCATTTACTCATCGAAAAACGAGTAGACAATGATCGTACGAGTACCGAATTAACAGAATTATCCCATGATATGAAAGTAGAAGAAATCGGCCGAATGATTACAGGTACCGAAATGACAGAAACTACCAAGCAACACGCGAAAGAATTATTGAGTCTGGCACATAAGTTTAAGGAATCCCATCAATACTAA
- a CDS encoding CNNM metal transporter family protein, whose protein sequence is MKSQIKRSFKFSVSIAVITFVLAAIFSVISSSVLSGLVWILGLFIVLLIVLMGVFFDMLGTASAAADEPPFHAMAAEKVFGAKQAIAIVRNAERVASFCNDVIGDISGIISGTASAIVVLQLANGFGYSEGSSVHLFISVILTSLVAALTVGGKAMGKYFAIHSSTNIIFFAGKIVAFIEEKFKIKVLPSEKKK, encoded by the coding sequence ATGAAAAGTCAGATAAAAAGATCGTTTAAATTTAGCGTCAGTATCGCCGTTATCACGTTTGTGCTAGCGGCTATTTTTTCAGTTATCTCATCCTCCGTGCTTAGTGGCTTGGTTTGGATATTGGGACTATTTATTGTATTGCTTATTGTACTAATGGGTGTTTTCTTTGATATGCTTGGGACAGCTTCTGCAGCTGCAGACGAACCACCTTTCCACGCTATGGCTGCAGAAAAGGTGTTTGGTGCAAAACAGGCCATTGCAATTGTCCGAAATGCAGAGCGAGTAGCAAGCTTTTGTAATGATGTAATTGGGGACATATCTGGTATCATTAGTGGAACCGCTTCAGCCATTGTAGTGCTACAGTTAGCAAATGGTTTTGGTTATTCAGAAGGTTCATCTGTGCATCTATTCATATCGGTAATACTAACAAGCCTAGTAGCAGCATTAACAGTAGGCGGAAAAGCGATGGGGAAATACTTTGCCATACATTCTTCTACAAATATCATTTTTTTTGCTGGTAAAATAGTTGCTTTTATAGAGGAAAAATTTAAAATAAAGGTATTGCCTTCTGAGAAGAAAAAATAA
- a CDS encoding exodeoxyribonuclease VII small subunit: protein MEEKNERSFEEAMTELEEIVEKLEEGDVPLEKAIEYYQDGMMLSKLCSEKLTKVEQQMEQIMNEHGEFEPFTAQEEE from the coding sequence ATGGAAGAGAAAAATGAACGATCCTTTGAAGAAGCGATGACTGAACTAGAAGAAATCGTAGAGAAGTTAGAAGAGGGGGACGTTCCTTTAGAAAAGGCCATTGAATATTACCAAGATGGAATGATGCTTTCTAAGCTATGTAGTGAAAAGCTGACCAAGGTAGAACAACAAATGGAACAAATTATGAACGAACATGGTGAGTTTGAACCGTTTACAGCACAGGAGGAAGAGTAG
- a CDS encoding TlyA family RNA methyltransferase: protein MGKKVRLDVLLVERQLIDTREKAKRSIMAGLVYSETERLDKPGMKVDEEIPITVKGNLIPYVGRGGLKLEKALDVFDLHIQDKVMVDIGSSTGGFTDCALQNGVKICYAIDVGYNQLDWKLRNDPRVVVMERTNFRYVTSDQLTAGRPNFASIDVSFISLRLILPVLASLLEVDSDVVALIKPQFEAGKEQVGRKGIVRDARVHKEVLTSVLSFAEQKGFQVRDLTFSPITGGDGNIEFLVHLIWGEKKEGKTVSDVEMDDVVHLAHETLHKRG, encoded by the coding sequence ATGGGTAAAAAAGTAAGGTTGGATGTATTGCTCGTTGAAAGGCAATTAATCGATACGAGAGAAAAAGCAAAACGGTCCATCATGGCTGGTTTGGTCTATTCCGAAACAGAACGCTTAGATAAACCGGGGATGAAAGTTGATGAGGAAATCCCAATAACCGTTAAGGGGAATCTGATTCCCTATGTTGGACGTGGAGGTCTAAAGTTAGAGAAAGCTTTAGATGTTTTTGACTTACATATCCAAGATAAAGTAATGGTGGATATTGGTTCTTCTACAGGAGGATTTACAGATTGTGCCTTGCAAAATGGGGTTAAGATTTGTTATGCCATTGATGTGGGCTATAATCAACTCGATTGGAAGTTGAGAAATGACCCAAGAGTGGTCGTAATGGAAAGAACGAATTTCCGTTATGTGACTTCAGATCAACTTACAGCGGGTAGACCGAATTTTGCTTCCATTGATGTATCGTTTATATCTCTTCGTTTAATCTTACCTGTCTTAGCAAGCCTTTTAGAGGTTGATAGTGATGTGGTTGCATTAATTAAGCCACAGTTCGAAGCAGGTAAAGAACAAGTCGGAAGAAAAGGAATCGTAAGAGATGCTAGGGTGCACAAAGAAGTACTTACGTCCGTTCTTTCTTTTGCTGAACAAAAAGGGTTCCAGGTTCGTGATTTAACGTTTTCGCCCATTACTGGTGGCGATGGAAATATTGAATTTCTCGTTCATTTGATTTGGGGAGAAAAAAAAGAAGGAAAAACCGTGTCAGATGTCGAAATGGACGATGTAGTCCATCTAGCACATGAAACACTTCATAAAAGAGGTTAA
- a CDS encoding polyprenyl synthetase family protein: protein MDDLKVYLSKRQTLFNDHVTQQVESATSSDTLKQAMAYSITVGGKRLRPILLLASYEAFGGKVDSALQVAAALEMIHTYSLIHDDLPAMDNDDFRRGEPTNHKVYGEATAILAGDGLLTYSFELIANDSGLTNEQKVYVIRELSNASGPNGMVAGQLLDMEAENKESTLEELEQIHSLKTGKLLQFAVKIGAYLGGADEEQLRQMKKFGYYLGLIFQVQDDILDVTGDEARIGKPVGSDETNFKSTYPKLLGLDGAKRQKDHYHQLAINALETAGVEGSTLRELTDYLGNRDY from the coding sequence GTGGATGACTTAAAGGTCTATTTATCTAAGAGACAAACACTCTTTAATGATCATGTTACTCAACAAGTAGAGTCCGCTACGTCTTCCGATACATTAAAGCAAGCGATGGCGTATTCCATTACGGTAGGTGGTAAAAGATTACGCCCTATTCTCTTGTTAGCTAGTTATGAAGCGTTCGGTGGAAAAGTTGACTCTGCCCTCCAAGTGGCTGCAGCATTAGAAATGATTCACACGTATTCCTTAATCCATGATGACCTTCCTGCCATGGATAACGATGATTTCCGGAGGGGAGAGCCGACCAACCATAAAGTGTATGGGGAAGCAACTGCGATCCTTGCTGGGGATGGACTTTTAACCTATAGCTTTGAACTGATTGCGAATGATTCAGGCTTAACCAATGAGCAGAAAGTTTACGTCATTCGAGAACTTTCCAACGCGAGTGGACCAAACGGAATGGTAGCAGGGCAGCTATTGGACATGGAAGCAGAAAACAAGGAATCCACACTGGAAGAGCTCGAACAAATCCATAGTTTAAAAACAGGTAAACTCCTTCAATTTGCTGTCAAAATTGGTGCTTACTTAGGTGGAGCTGATGAGGAACAGCTTCGACAAATGAAAAAGTTTGGCTATTATTTAGGGTTAATCTTTCAAGTGCAAGATGATATTTTAGATGTGACGGGAGATGAAGCAAGAATAGGAAAGCCAGTCGGTAGTGACGAAACGAATTTTAAGAGCACCTATCCAAAACTACTCGGATTAGATGGTGCAAAAAGGCAAAAAGATCATTACCATCAACTTGCGATAAATGCTTTAGAAACAGCTGGTGTAGAAGGATCTACTTTGCGTGAATTAACCGACTATTTAGGGAATAGAGACTATTAG
- the spoIVB gene encoding SpoIVB peptidase has protein sequence MNNRKIRNGIGILLLVTFLSIPFITPIQKYLSIPNEITTVHSNSPIAVPTMGDGVDIKEDNTDEVITAIDSSEFQALKSGSSKIVYEMAGLPIKQVDVNVLKDMKVIPGGQSIGVNLHTLGVLVVGHHQVTTKDGQVSPGEEADIKVGDILLKINGDKINKMKEVTPYVKTAGENNESLTVTVKRGDKTFETELTPTLDSNDDKYRIGLYIRDSASGIGTMTFYHPKTKKYGALGHVISDMDTKEPIQVHNGTIVSSDVKSISKGKNGTPGEKQAEFSPGEDVLGNIQENTPFGVFGELKDGLSGGKYNKPMPIGLQGEVEEGPAKILTVVEGQKVEEYDVKIVNSIKQDYPSTKGMIVKVTDEELLERTGGIVQGMSGSPIIQNGKVIGAVTHVFVNDPTSGYGVHIEWMLHEAGIDIYKEEKKAS, from the coding sequence ATGAACAATCGTAAAATCCGAAATGGCATAGGAATTTTACTCCTTGTGACTTTCCTGTCGATTCCATTTATTACACCAATACAGAAATATCTTTCTATACCAAATGAAATAACAACGGTACACAGTAATTCGCCCATTGCGGTTCCAACAATGGGTGATGGAGTGGATATAAAAGAAGACAATACGGATGAAGTCATTACAGCAATTGATTCATCTGAGTTTCAAGCACTGAAATCTGGTTCCAGTAAAATTGTATACGAGATGGCTGGTCTACCGATTAAACAAGTAGACGTAAATGTGTTAAAAGACATGAAGGTAATTCCAGGTGGACAATCGATAGGGGTTAACCTTCACACATTGGGTGTCCTTGTTGTTGGCCATCATCAAGTTACAACGAAAGATGGCCAAGTATCTCCAGGTGAAGAAGCTGATATAAAGGTAGGGGATATCCTTCTAAAGATTAATGGTGATAAAATAAATAAAATGAAAGAAGTTACTCCTTATGTAAAAACTGCTGGGGAGAATAACGAGTCATTAACAGTTACAGTGAAAAGAGGAGACAAGACCTTCGAAACAGAATTAACCCCTACACTAGACAGTAATGATGACAAGTATCGTATTGGTCTCTATATTAGAGATTCGGCATCTGGTATTGGTACAATGACCTTTTATCACCCTAAGACAAAAAAATATGGGGCTTTAGGGCATGTGATATCAGATATGGATACGAAAGAACCGATTCAGGTTCATAATGGTACTATTGTTAGTTCCGATGTCAAATCAATATCAAAGGGTAAGAACGGTACACCTGGTGAAAAGCAGGCAGAATTTTCTCCGGGGGAGGATGTACTCGGAAATATTCAGGAGAACACGCCATTTGGTGTATTCGGTGAATTAAAAGATGGGCTTTCAGGTGGTAAATACAACAAACCAATGCCGATTGGTTTGCAAGGAGAAGTGGAAGAGGGTCCAGCTAAAATTTTAACCGTAGTCGAAGGACAGAAAGTGGAAGAATATGACGTGAAAATTGTTAATTCCATTAAGCAAGATTACCCTTCTACAAAAGGGATGATTGTGAAAGTAACGGACGAAGAATTATTAGAGAGAACAGGTGGTATCGTTCAAGGAATGAGCGGCAGTCCGATTATTCAAAATGGAAAAGTTATTGGTGCAGTCACTCATGTCTTTGTGAACGATCCTACTTCTGGGTATGGTGTTCATATAGAATGGATGTTACACGAGGCAGGAATCGATATTTATAAAGAAGAGAAGAAAGCAAGCTAA
- the safA gene encoding SafA/ExsA family spore coat assembly protein, with product MKKILLTALFIFFLAVPLTVSAADKYTVQPGDSMWKIAVKYQIGLSEIIQANPQVKNPSLIYPNQVLNIPNINATKSIEQQVIDLTNQQRAKNGLSPLKGDWELSRVARYKSQDMHDRGYFDHTSPTYGSPFTMMQNFGIHYRSAAENIARGQRTAQEVVNAWMNSAGHRKNILTAKFTHIGVGYVADGNYWTQMFIQK from the coding sequence TTGAAAAAGATCTTATTAACAGCTCTATTCATTTTTTTCTTGGCGGTTCCACTAACTGTATCAGCAGCTGATAAATACACGGTTCAGCCAGGAGACAGTATGTGGAAAATTGCGGTAAAATATCAGATTGGTCTATCTGAAATTATTCAAGCAAACCCCCAAGTCAAAAATCCAAGCCTGATTTATCCGAATCAAGTGCTAAATATTCCGAATATTAATGCGACAAAGAGCATCGAGCAACAGGTCATTGATTTAACGAATCAACAAAGGGCAAAAAACGGATTAAGTCCGTTAAAAGGGGATTGGGAGCTATCAAGGGTTGCTAGATATAAATCTCAAGATATGCACGATCGTGGCTATTTTGACCATACAAGCCCTACTTATGGATCCCCATTTACTATGATGCAAAACTTCGGCATTCACTATCGGAGTGCGGCAGAAAATATCGCGCGAGGACAACGTACTGCGCAAGAGGTTGTAAATGCTTGGATGAACAGTGCTGGTCATCGAAAAAATATCCTAACGGCCAAATTTACTCATATTGGAGTCGGCTACGTAGCAGACGGTAACTACTGGACACAAATGTTTATTCAAAAATAA
- the ahrC gene encoding transcriptional regulator AhrC/ArgR, which yields MSKAQRHIKIRELITQNNIETQDDLVDELRNLGYNVTQATVSRDIKELHLVKVPMADGRYKYSLPADQRFNPLEKLRRLIMDAFIRIDIASHFIVLKTLPGNANAVGALIDHLDWDEILGTICGDDTILIICRTEEEAEKMKDQLLDML from the coding sequence ATGAGCAAAGCACAACGCCATATCAAGATTAGAGAATTAATTACACAAAACAATATCGAAACACAGGACGATCTCGTCGATGAGTTGCGCAACCTTGGTTATAATGTCACACAAGCGACAGTGTCTCGGGACATTAAAGAGTTACATCTCGTAAAGGTCCCTATGGCAGATGGGCGATATAAATACAGCTTGCCAGCAGACCAACGCTTCAATCCATTAGAAAAGCTACGAAGACTAATTATGGACGCCTTCATACGAATTGATATCGCTAGCCATTTCATTGTTTTGAAAACGTTACCTGGAAATGCGAATGCAGTAGGCGCTTTAATTGACCATCTAGACTGGGACGAAATTCTTGGTACGATATGTGGGGATGACACCATTTTAATTATCTGTCGTACGGAAGAGGAAGCAGAAAAAATGAAAGACCAGTTGTTGGACATGCTTTAA
- the spo0A gene encoding sporulation transcription factor Spo0A — protein MEKIKVCLVDDNRELIHLMEDYFSSQEDIEVIGTAFNGKECLEMIDELEPDVLVLDIIMPHLDGLAVLGKIRELEKDSYPNVIMLTAFGQEEVTKKAVDLGASYFILKPFDLENLAEQIRQVGGKSPVLGNTGAKFKGSLTKEAKRPDLEASITHIIHEIGVPAHIKGYMYLREAITMVYKDIELLGSITKVLYPDIAKKYNTTASRVERAIRHAIEVAWSRGNMESISSLFGYTVSISKAKPTNSEFIAMVADRLRLEHRAS, from the coding sequence GTGGAAAAAATCAAAGTATGTTTAGTCGATGACAACCGGGAACTAATTCATTTAATGGAGGATTACTTCAGTAGTCAAGAGGATATTGAAGTTATTGGGACAGCGTTTAATGGAAAAGAATGCTTAGAAATGATTGATGAGCTCGAACCAGATGTACTGGTTCTTGATATTATTATGCCGCACTTAGATGGATTAGCGGTGTTAGGAAAAATAAGGGAGTTAGAAAAAGACTCTTATCCAAACGTTATTATGCTGACTGCATTTGGTCAGGAGGAAGTGACGAAAAAAGCGGTGGATTTAGGTGCTTCTTATTTCATTCTCAAACCGTTTGATTTAGAAAATCTTGCAGAGCAAATCAGACAAGTTGGAGGGAAATCACCTGTACTTGGAAATACAGGAGCAAAGTTTAAGGGTTCTTTGACAAAAGAAGCAAAACGACCAGATCTTGAAGCAAGCATTACTCATATCATACATGAAATTGGTGTCCCTGCTCACATTAAAGGGTACATGTACTTAAGGGAAGCGATTACGATGGTATACAAAGACATCGAATTATTAGGTTCTATTACAAAAGTTCTTTATCCAGATATCGCGAAAAAATATAATACTACGGCTTCAAGAGTAGAAAGAGCCATTCGTCATGCGATTGAAGTGGCTTGGAGTCGAGGAAATATGGAATCCATTTCTTCTTTATTCGGTTACACAGTGAGTATTTCTAAAGCGAAACCGACGAATTCCGAATTTATTGCAATGGTGGCAGATCGTTTACGATTAGAGCATCGTGCAAGTTAA
- a CDS encoding YkyB family protein, whose protein sequence is MHKEIPHFHGWSNIPKNYYTKTKLKNEMGRKPLDVKKYDATLKAMAGGKWRHFVLYHIDHTVPIKPRKVDISKFEFSIQHLSEALYRINKHAKKHRDTKQENYYEGNHKIVGAAKTKQLKYYDLKELVLEKLLEENKAAIKGYHKMFDSYYLLIECGNFTFHRPLSQHEIDEFIDLVEIDEKISSEPVKEISINFYEAEKLLEKYIGVTVKQIARNINPLNPHNYLPFYNTDLHYLVICHSSSIMSKKKLSMKSLISRIFPIAIAKSIL, encoded by the coding sequence ATGCACAAAGAAATTCCACATTTTCATGGATGGTCAAATATTCCAAAGAATTACTATACCAAAACCAAACTAAAGAACGAAATGGGACGTAAACCACTTGATGTAAAAAAGTATGATGCAACATTAAAGGCTATGGCAGGCGGTAAATGGAGACATTTTGTTTTATATCACATTGATCATACAGTTCCGATCAAACCTAGAAAGGTAGATATTAGTAAGTTTGAGTTTTCTATTCAACATCTTAGTGAAGCACTGTATAGAATTAATAAACACGCAAAGAAACATAGGGATACAAAACAAGAGAACTATTATGAGGGAAATCACAAAATTGTTGGTGCAGCTAAAACGAAGCAATTGAAATACTATGACTTAAAGGAATTAGTATTAGAAAAATTATTAGAAGAGAACAAAGCTGCGATAAAAGGTTACCACAAAATGTTTGACTCCTATTACTTATTAATTGAATGTGGAAATTTCACTTTTCATCGTCCTCTTTCACAGCATGAAATAGATGAATTTATAGATTTAGTTGAAATAGATGAAAAGATAAGTTCAGAACCTGTAAAAGAAATAAGCATTAATTTTTATGAAGCAGAAAAGTTACTCGAAAAGTACATTGGTGTGACTGTCAAACAAATTGCAAGAAATATAAACCCTCTTAATCCTCATAATTATCTTCCTTTCTACAACACAGATTTGCATTACTTGGTCATCTGCCATTCCAGTTCCATCATGAGTAAAAAAAAATTATCTATGAAATCTCTGATTTCTCGAATATTTCCAATCGCAATAGCGAAAAGTATTCTTTGA
- the dxs gene encoding 1-deoxy-D-xylulose-5-phosphate synthase: protein MDLTNIKDPSFLKKLSTHELEELASSIREFLIQKLSVTGGHLGANLGVVELSIALHKHFESPTDKFVFDVGHQSYIHKILTGRTNDFDTLRQYKGLSGFPKRAESEHDAWETGHSSTSLSAAMGMAIARDLKGESHYVVPIIGDGALTGGMALEALNHIGHEKKNIIVILNDNEMSIAANVGALHNALGRMRSAGKYKKVKDEFELLLKKIPAVGGKLANTAERVKDSMKYFMVPGMLFEEFGFTYYGPVDGHDFNDLQENLQYAKKTDGPVLVHVITQKGKGYVHAETDKKDKWHGVGPYKIESGEKIKQADAPPAWSQVVSDTLVKVAEKDKRVSVITPAMILGSKLENFQKAFPDRLFDVGIAEQHATTLAAGLATQGMKPFLAIYSTFLQRAYDQLVHDVCRQNLNVAFGIDRSGLVGADGETHHGVFDISFLRHLPNLVLMMPKDENEGQHMVYTALQYDDGPIAVRYPRGNGLGVPMDTDLKEIPLGTWEVLKEGTDLVILTFGTTIEMSLQASQELEKKGVSVRVVNARFIKPLDDLMLHHIMTERMPILTVEESILKGGFGSAVLEFAEEHDYKDQRIKRIGIPDKYIEHGSVKALLNEINMTKEAIQAEVINMLPSKQQRA from the coding sequence ATGGATCTGACCAATATTAAAGACCCATCATTCCTAAAAAAACTTTCCACGCACGAATTAGAAGAATTGGCTTCGTCGATAAGAGAATTTTTAATTCAGAAACTTTCGGTAACAGGCGGTCATTTAGGGGCAAATTTAGGGGTTGTGGAGTTATCGATTGCACTACATAAACACTTTGAAAGCCCTACCGATAAATTTGTATTTGATGTAGGTCATCAGTCCTACATTCATAAAATCCTTACAGGTAGAACCAATGATTTTGATACCCTTCGTCAGTATAAGGGGCTAAGTGGATTTCCGAAAAGAGCAGAAAGTGAGCATGATGCCTGGGAAACCGGACATAGTTCTACTTCTTTATCTGCAGCGATGGGTATGGCTATTGCACGGGATTTAAAAGGAGAAAGTCACTACGTTGTCCCAATTATCGGCGATGGTGCTTTGACAGGCGGTATGGCATTAGAGGCCTTAAACCATATAGGACATGAAAAGAAAAATATAATTGTCATTCTAAATGATAATGAAATGTCGATTGCAGCAAATGTGGGAGCCTTACACAATGCACTTGGACGTATGAGAAGTGCAGGAAAATATAAAAAAGTAAAAGATGAGTTCGAATTATTATTGAAAAAGATTCCTGCAGTTGGTGGAAAGCTCGCAAACACTGCCGAGCGGGTTAAAGATAGTATGAAGTATTTTATGGTTCCAGGAATGCTATTTGAGGAATTTGGTTTCACTTATTACGGTCCAGTAGACGGACATGATTTTAATGATTTACAAGAAAATCTTCAATATGCGAAGAAAACAGATGGCCCTGTTCTAGTTCATGTTATCACGCAAAAAGGGAAAGGCTACGTACACGCTGAAACGGATAAGAAGGACAAGTGGCACGGTGTCGGCCCTTACAAAATTGAATCAGGAGAGAAAATTAAACAAGCCGATGCACCACCGGCATGGAGCCAAGTAGTTAGCGATACCCTTGTAAAAGTAGCGGAAAAAGATAAACGGGTGTCTGTTATTACTCCCGCTATGATACTAGGGTCGAAATTAGAAAACTTCCAAAAAGCCTTTCCTGATCGACTATTTGATGTTGGGATTGCGGAGCAACATGCTACGACATTAGCAGCAGGATTAGCGACTCAAGGTATGAAGCCGTTTTTAGCAATATATTCTACTTTTTTACAACGTGCTTATGATCAGCTCGTACATGATGTCTGTCGTCAAAACCTAAATGTAGCATTTGGTATTGATCGATCTGGATTAGTAGGTGCAGATGGAGAGACACATCATGGTGTATTTGATATTTCTTTTTTACGACATCTACCAAATCTTGTTTTAATGATGCCGAAGGATGAGAACGAAGGGCAGCACATGGTGTACACCGCACTTCAATATGACGATGGACCAATCGCGGTTCGCTACCCAAGAGGAAATGGACTAGGTGTTCCGATGGATACCGATTTAAAGGAAATTCCGCTTGGAACGTGGGAGGTATTGAAGGAAGGAACCGACCTAGTTATTTTGACTTTTGGAACGACAATAGAGATGTCTCTTCAAGCAAGTCAAGAGCTAGAGAAAAAAGGGGTCTCGGTGCGGGTTGTTAATGCTAGGTTCATTAAGCCACTTGATGACCTAATGCTTCATCATATCATGACAGAAAGGATGCCTATCTTGACCGTTGAAGAATCCATTCTTAAAGGCGGGTTTGGTAGTGCAGTCCTTGAATTTGCGGAAGAACACGATTACAAAGATCAACGTATAAAAAGAATCGGTATTCCAGATAAATATATTGAACATGGTTCGGTAAAAGCTTTATTAAACGAGATTAACATGACGAAAGAAGCGATCCAAGCTGAAGTGATAAACATGCTTCCAAGTAAACAGCAAAGGGCCTGA